A single genomic interval of Deinococcus fonticola harbors:
- a CDS encoding cytochrome P450 translates to MVVYGHREVLEVVTQPQLYSSAVSRHLQLPNGLDGAEHAAFRALIDPYLMDGGALQSIESMAREVMQALLADLPLPATVEAVTDLGAKYAVRVQQRWLGWQPGLEPCLLAWMEENRAARAFDEIIQGELALRRDHAGYPAGDDVTSRLMRDDCLGRPLREEELVSILRNWTAGDLGSLALCTGVVLHALAESPALQAHLRAGLPVPAFDRVLDELLRQDSPFVANRRRATQHTTLAGVDIPAGTVVHVNWTAANRDPRTFSHPDGFGPEENAPANIVYGAGPHACPGRALSTLELRVFTQELLNATTRLSLGGETERELPPGGGYARVPLRLE, encoded by the coding sequence GTGGTGGTTTACGGTCACCGGGAAGTGCTGGAAGTCGTGACGCAGCCGCAGTTGTACTCCAGCGCCGTGTCGCGGCATCTGCAACTGCCCAACGGCCTGGACGGTGCCGAGCACGCGGCGTTCCGGGCCCTGATCGATCCGTACCTGATGGACGGAGGCGCGCTGCAAAGCATTGAAAGCATGGCCCGCGAAGTCATGCAGGCCCTGCTGGCTGACCTGCCTCTTCCGGCCACCGTGGAGGCCGTAACCGACCTGGGCGCGAAATACGCCGTGCGTGTGCAGCAGCGCTGGCTGGGCTGGCAGCCAGGCCTGGAACCGTGCCTGCTGGCCTGGATGGAAGAAAACCGCGCGGCCCGCGCCTTCGACGAGATCATTCAGGGCGAACTGGCGCTGCGCCGCGACCACGCCGGCTACCCTGCTGGCGACGATGTGACCTCCAGGCTCATGCGGGATGACTGCCTGGGCCGCCCGCTGCGCGAAGAGGAACTGGTGTCCATCCTGCGCAACTGGACGGCGGGTGATCTGGGTTCGCTGGCCCTATGCACCGGCGTGGTGCTGCACGCCCTGGCGGAGAGCCCGGCACTGCAAGCCCACCTGCGCGCTGGCCTGCCGGTTCCTGCGTTTGACCGGGTGCTGGACGAACTTCTGCGCCAGGACAGCCCTTTCGTTGCCAACCGCCGCCGCGCTACCCAGCACACCACCCTGGCCGGCGTGGACATTCCCGCCGGCACCGTTGTGCACGTGAACTGGACAGCCGCCAACCGCGACCCGCGCACCTTCTCCCATCCCGACGGGTTCGGCCCGGAGGAAAACGCCCCCGCCAACATCGTGTACGGTGCCGGGCCGCATGCCTGCCCCGGACGGGCCCTCTCGACGCTGGAACTCCGCGTCTTCACGCAGGAACTTCTGAACGCCACCACACGCCTGTCGCTGGGCGGTGAAACAGAACGCGAACTGCCCCCTGGCGGCGGGTACGCCAGAGTGCCCCTGCGGCTGGAGTAA
- a CDS encoding ABC transporter substrate-binding protein: MRKSQALTAALVLSTFAAAQKTALIGWSGAITGPTSDAGASYAAGIEDYCKYANAQKLVPGVTLKCEVDDDKYLNDVTQKNFRAFVAQKASVFLGYSTGGTLQIKDEVQKAKLPTIAGSYHIGNIDRPSGDYVFLPISSYSEQLVSLVEYVAKRERTAKVALVLNPSPFGRAPVPDVKEAAKRLGVNIVSVEEVGGNNTDNTALLKKLQGLGVKYVIHQNTAGPVANILKDAQKLGITGDMVHMGAHYTGGGDLVTLAGDAATNFIWATSFYLYDEADRPGIQLMRQIGRDMKRSTDTVKSVNYTAGMLAASIAVEAMKRGKGDTSPAAVYKALTSMVGSKTFDPGFSVGPVSFSVKDHIGTENLRLLMLTPTGKFMALTAPQRSQMFKLIRPN, translated from the coding sequence ATGCGCAAATCACAGGCCCTGACCGCTGCCCTCGTGCTCTCGACCTTCGCCGCCGCCCAGAAGACCGCCCTGATCGGCTGGTCCGGGGCCATCACCGGCCCGACCAGTGATGCCGGAGCCAGCTATGCCGCCGGCATCGAGGACTACTGCAAGTATGCCAACGCGCAGAAGCTCGTGCCCGGCGTCACCCTGAAATGCGAGGTCGACGACGACAAATACCTGAACGACGTGACGCAGAAGAACTTCAGGGCGTTCGTCGCCCAGAAGGCCAGCGTGTTCCTGGGCTACTCGACGGGCGGCACCCTTCAGATCAAGGATGAGGTTCAGAAAGCCAAGCTTCCCACCATCGCGGGGAGTTACCACATCGGCAACATCGACCGTCCCAGCGGGGATTACGTGTTTCTGCCGATCAGCAGTTACTCGGAGCAACTCGTGAGCCTGGTCGAGTACGTCGCCAAGCGGGAACGCACGGCGAAAGTGGCCCTGGTCCTTAACCCCAGTCCCTTCGGCCGGGCGCCCGTGCCGGATGTCAAGGAAGCGGCCAAACGCCTGGGCGTGAACATCGTCAGCGTGGAGGAGGTCGGCGGAAACAACACCGACAACACCGCGCTGCTGAAAAAGCTTCAGGGTCTGGGCGTGAAGTATGTCATTCACCAGAACACCGCCGGCCCGGTGGCCAACATCCTCAAGGACGCCCAGAAACTGGGGATAACCGGCGACATGGTGCATATGGGCGCCCACTACACCGGGGGCGGCGACCTGGTGACCCTGGCCGGGGACGCCGCCACGAACTTCATCTGGGCCACCAGTTTCTACCTGTATGACGAGGCCGACCGGCCCGGCATCCAGTTGATGCGGCAGATTGGCCGGGACATGAAGCGCAGCACCGACACGGTGAAAAGCGTGAACTACACCGCGGGTATGCTGGCCGCCAGCATTGCGGTCGAGGCCATGAAACGCGGCAAGGGAGACACCAGCCCCGCGGCCGTCTACAAGGCCCTGACCAGCATGGTGGGCAGCAAGACCTTCGATCCCGGGTTCAGTGTCGGCCCGGTCAGTTTCAGCGTCAAGGACCACATCGGAACCGAGAACCTGCGCCTGCTGATGCTGACCCCCACCGGGAAGTTCATGGCCCTGACGGCGCCCCAACGCTCGCAGATGTTCAAGCTCATTCGCCCGAACTGA
- a CDS encoding DNA repair protein, with product MARVKAKPTETETAPAPAAPSVSPFEAFDTLMSTAAVDSQVHALADSQPDAQTLNAALSEALSSAHQRWGLGLHHLTHEARVSDDGTDILLLTDGREVARINEQYGAIAGAYEPMRSTDENGLSEWAALSDGYRAPADLPASSLKILIEHARDFETHWMSGKGGVHHRVWRKNDTLFVEVNRPVSAQTALSDAAWDVITSIKDRAFQRELMRRSEEVGMLGALLGARHAGAGAALARLPEAHFAVQAVVHTLKNAAGRNADEYRTALKNATAELEEAQGLITKQLGEVLRHGLNR from the coding sequence ATGGCACGAGTCAAAGCGAAACCCACTGAAACCGAAACAGCGCCCGCACCAGCCGCGCCAAGCGTCAGCCCTTTCGAGGCCTTCGATACCCTGATGAGCACCGCCGCCGTGGACAGCCAGGTTCACGCCCTGGCCGACAGCCAGCCCGACGCCCAGACCCTGAACGCGGCCCTCAGCGAGGCGCTGAGCAGCGCCCACCAGCGCTGGGGCCTGGGCCTGCACCACCTGACCCACGAAGCCAGAGTCAGCGACGACGGCACCGATATCCTGCTGCTCACCGACGGGCGCGAGGTGGCCCGCATCAATGAGCAATACGGTGCGATTGCCGGCGCCTACGAACCTATGCGCTCCACCGACGAAAACGGCCTGAGCGAATGGGCCGCCCTCAGCGACGGTTACCGCGCCCCCGCCGACCTGCCCGCCAGCAGCCTGAAAATTCTGATCGAGCACGCCCGCGACTTCGAGACGCACTGGATGAGCGGCAAGGGCGGCGTTCACCACCGCGTCTGGCGCAAGAACGACACCCTGTTCGTCGAGGTGAACCGCCCCGTCTCGGCCCAGACTGCCCTTTCGGACGCCGCCTGGGACGTGATTACCAGCATCAAAGACCGCGCCTTCCAGCGCGAACTGATGCGCCGCAGCGAGGAAGTCGGGATGCTGGGCGCCCTGCTGGGTGCCCGCCACGCCGGAGCGGGCGCCGCCCTGGCCCGCCTGCCCGAAGCCCACTTCGCGGTGCAGGCTGTTGTCCACACCCTGAAAAATGCTGCTGGCCGCAACGCCGACGAGTACCGCACCGCCCTCAAGAACGCCACCGCCGAACTGGAAGAAGCCCAGGGCCTGATCACCAAACAACTGGGCGAAGTGCTGCGTCACGGCCTGAACAGGTAA
- a CDS encoding ABC transporter ATP-binding protein, with product MTLSTQPQPHTAPPVTPATHGDLTVNNVEVVYHDIVQVLRGVSLTVRAGSVTSLLGTNGAGKTTTLRAISGLLKPENGKIREGTVSFEGKTLSSLLGSDVVKSGVVQVPEGRRVFKHLSVEENLRAGAILGRGNWRDDLERMYSYFPKLAMMKDKQAGYTSGGEQQMLAIGRALMAHPKVLLLDEPSLGIAPLLVQEIFENVRRINKDTGVSVLVVEQNANVALRNSDYGYVMEGGRIVMEGASAELASNPDVKEFYLGVTEHGNRKSFREVKSYKRRKRWM from the coding sequence ATGACCTTATCCACTCAACCCCAGCCTCACACTGCGCCGCCAGTCACCCCGGCCACCCACGGCGACCTGACCGTGAACAATGTGGAGGTCGTGTATCACGACATCGTTCAGGTGCTGCGCGGCGTGTCGCTGACGGTGCGGGCCGGCAGTGTCACCAGCCTGCTCGGCACCAACGGCGCGGGGAAAACCACGACCCTGCGGGCCATTTCCGGGCTGCTGAAGCCGGAAAACGGCAAGATCCGCGAGGGTACCGTTAGTTTCGAGGGCAAAACCCTGTCCAGCCTGCTCGGCTCGGACGTCGTGAAATCCGGCGTGGTGCAGGTGCCGGAAGGCCGGCGGGTGTTCAAGCACCTGTCCGTCGAGGAAAACCTGCGCGCTGGGGCCATTCTGGGCCGCGGCAACTGGCGCGACGACCTGGAGCGCATGTACTCGTATTTCCCGAAACTCGCCATGATGAAGGACAAACAGGCCGGGTACACGTCGGGCGGCGAACAGCAGATGCTGGCTATTGGCCGGGCGCTGATGGCCCACCCGAAAGTCCTGCTGCTGGACGAGCCCAGCCTGGGGATTGCCCCGCTGCTGGTGCAGGAGATCTTCGAGAACGTGCGCCGCATCAACAAGGACACGGGCGTCAGCGTGCTGGTGGTCGAGCAGAACGCCAACGTCGCCCTGCGCAACAGTGATTACGGATACGTCATGGAAGGCGGACGCATCGTCATGGAGGGGGCCAGCGCAGAACTGGCCAGCAACCCCGACGTGAAGGAGTTCTACCTGGGCGTTACCGAACACGGCAACCGCAAGAGCTTCCGCGAGGTCAAAAGTTACAAGCGCCGCAAACGCTGGATGTAA
- a CDS encoding TldD/PmbA family protein has protein sequence MRVTVTNRQLSLSEARAFLLQEAAARNVKLEVYSSRHASTQIQAFQAEVSEFKLSTRQGVALRALVQGAWGQSYSENLSEAALTRALDDAVENAELVNAEQGAALQQWPAPPALDLYGEGLSGVTVEQKVNVALELERAAREADARVKSIPYLQYQDADMLVGVANTEGLEREDRQLYAMQFSCPLVSEDGQNKMKEDWQFTREFTQLDPTQTSLRAVEKSLALLGARPTPTGTFPALIDGEALAELLALYSVMFSGKFVEEGKSPLGGRLGEQIVNPLVTLLDDPLRPTGLNSRAFDAEGCPSAPLTLIEAGQLTSFLHNADTAARAGTRSTGHATRHGLQSGVTVGPSNLVMQAGATSPAELQRDFTGVLLTGVSGGHAGANPITGDFSLESEGFWLENGEVAYPLDVFTVAGNILELLSDVEAVGSELHDTYYAVSAPSVRVSKLAVAGGQAKD, from the coding sequence ATGCGCGTGACCGTGACCAACCGTCAATTGAGTCTGAGCGAGGCGCGGGCCTTTTTGCTGCAGGAAGCGGCCGCACGTAACGTGAAGCTGGAGGTCTACAGCTCACGCCACGCCAGCACGCAGATTCAGGCGTTTCAGGCCGAGGTGTCCGAATTCAAGCTGTCTACCCGGCAGGGCGTGGCGTTGCGGGCGCTGGTGCAGGGCGCGTGGGGGCAAAGCTACAGCGAGAACCTGTCGGAAGCGGCCCTCACGCGGGCGCTCGATGACGCGGTGGAGAACGCGGAACTGGTGAATGCGGAGCAGGGCGCGGCGTTGCAGCAGTGGCCGGCCCCACCCGCCCTCGACCTGTACGGCGAGGGCCTCAGCGGCGTCACCGTGGAGCAGAAGGTGAACGTGGCGCTGGAACTGGAACGCGCGGCGCGGGAAGCGGACGCGCGGGTGAAATCCATTCCCTACCTGCAATACCAGGACGCGGACATGCTGGTGGGTGTAGCCAACACCGAGGGGCTGGAGCGCGAAGATCGGCAGCTCTATGCCATGCAGTTCTCCTGCCCGCTGGTCAGCGAGGACGGGCAGAACAAGATGAAGGAGGACTGGCAGTTCACACGCGAGTTCACGCAACTTGACCCCACGCAGACTTCCCTGCGGGCGGTAGAGAAATCGCTGGCCCTGCTGGGGGCGCGGCCCACCCCGACGGGAACGTTTCCGGCCCTGATCGACGGCGAGGCGCTGGCGGAACTGCTGGCGCTGTACAGCGTGATGTTCAGCGGCAAGTTCGTGGAGGAAGGCAAGAGTCCACTGGGGGGCCGGCTGGGCGAGCAGATCGTGAACCCGCTGGTCACCCTGCTGGACGACCCGCTGCGGCCTACCGGGCTAAACTCCCGCGCTTTCGACGCGGAAGGTTGCCCCAGTGCGCCCCTGACGCTGATCGAGGCGGGGCAATTGACGTCGTTCCTGCACAACGCGGACACCGCCGCCCGCGCCGGGACGCGCAGCACCGGGCATGCCACGCGCCACGGGCTTCAGTCGGGTGTTACGGTCGGCCCCAGCAACCTGGTGATGCAGGCCGGGGCGACCAGCCCCGCCGAGTTGCAGCGTGACTTCACGGGGGTGCTGCTCACGGGCGTTTCCGGCGGACACGCGGGCGCCAACCCCATCACGGGCGATTTCAGCCTGGAATCCGAGGGCTTCTGGCTGGAGAACGGAGAGGTGGCGTATCCGCTGGACGTATTCACCGTGGCGGGAAATATTCTGGAACTGCTGAGTGACGTGGAAGCCGTCGGCAGCGAGCTGCACGACACGTATTACGCCGTGAGTGCGCCCAGCGTGCGCGTGAGCAAACTTGCGGTGGCGGGAGGACAGGCCAAAGATTAA
- a CDS encoding SLC13 family permease produces the protein MHETAATHSLLTALGLHLGAAQITGLALLLFLLTYLLILLEKYVHRTVAALLGACAVMLLGLLTPAQAWGAIDFNTLFLLFGMMNIVNVLSHSGFFDLVARRALTLTRGEPVRVLWIFSLLTAAFSALLDNVTTVLFMAPVVVTVASRLGLKPLPYLVAVILASNTGGTATLVGDPPNIIIGSVAGKGFGDFLLNVAPYAILVTFIAVGLMHLMMRRNGSLKANFSSDQLQAALHDPTPLHTDPPLMKKALWVFAVTLLLFMVGHPIGLEAGLIALTTSTFLLLIARLDPAELFERVEWTTLLFFMGLFVVVGALEHAGVFTQVAQALTQAVGDDMGKGILLVGLFSALISGFVDNIPFTISMASVLKELQGTLGNSMEPLWWALSLGACLGGNLTLIGASANIVVSDIARREGHPMSFTDFMKYGFPIATVTTLVAVGLYALVYTLRG, from the coding sequence ATGCACGAAACCGCCGCGACCCATTCCCTCCTGACAGCCCTGGGCCTGCACCTCGGTGCCGCCCAGATCACCGGCCTCGCCCTGCTGCTGTTCCTCCTGACCTACCTGCTGATCCTGCTGGAAAAGTACGTTCACCGCACGGTGGCGGCCCTGCTGGGCGCGTGCGCCGTGATGTTGCTGGGCCTGCTGACGCCCGCGCAGGCCTGGGGCGCCATCGACTTCAATACCCTCTTTCTGCTGTTCGGCATGATGAACATCGTGAACGTGCTGAGCCACAGCGGATTTTTCGACCTGGTGGCCCGCCGCGCCCTGACCCTCACGCGCGGCGAGCCGGTGCGCGTGCTGTGGATTTTCAGTCTGCTGACCGCCGCTTTCAGTGCTCTTCTGGACAACGTGACCACGGTGCTGTTCATGGCCCCGGTGGTGGTGACGGTCGCCAGCCGCCTGGGCCTGAAGCCGCTGCCGTACCTGGTCGCCGTGATTCTGGCCAGCAATACCGGCGGCACCGCCACGCTGGTCGGCGACCCGCCCAACATCATCATCGGGTCCGTGGCTGGCAAAGGATTCGGGGACTTCCTGCTGAACGTCGCCCCCTACGCCATCCTGGTCACATTTATCGCCGTGGGGCTGATGCACCTGATGATGCGCCGTAACGGCTCACTGAAGGCCAACTTCAGCAGTGACCAGTTGCAGGCCGCGCTGCACGACCCCACACCGCTGCACACCGACCCGCCACTCATGAAAAAAGCCCTGTGGGTGTTCGCCGTGACCCTGCTGCTGTTCATGGTGGGCCACCCCATCGGGCTGGAAGCGGGCCTGATCGCCCTGACCACCAGCACCTTCCTGCTGCTGATCGCCCGCCTCGACCCGGCGGAACTGTTCGAGCGGGTCGAGTGGACGACCCTGCTGTTCTTCATGGGCCTGTTCGTGGTGGTCGGCGCCCTGGAACACGCTGGGGTGTTCACACAGGTCGCGCAGGCGCTCACGCAGGCCGTCGGCGACGACATGGGCAAGGGAATCTTGCTGGTCGGGCTGTTCAGTGCCCTGATCAGCGGGTTTGTCGACAACATCCCCTTCACCATCAGCATGGCGAGCGTGCTGAAAGAACTTCAGGGCACGCTGGGGAACAGCATGGAGCCGCTGTGGTGGGCGCTCTCGCTCGGCGCGTGCCTGGGCGGCAACCTCACCCTGATCGGCGCTTCGGCCAACATCGTGGTGTCGGACATCGCCCGGCGCGAGGGGCACCCCATGAGCTTCACCGACTTCATGAAGTACGGCTTTCCGATTGCGACAGTCACCACGCTGGTCGCCGTGGGGCTGTACGCGCTGGTCTACACCCTGCGCGGGTAA
- a CDS encoding phenylacetate--CoA ligase family protein: MTNTLSPPSSAPPDVQALLGRLRELPLYRASLADVPGSVNWPDVPFLTRDRLTQAFQAGELSHPDAVRVHLTPHPGGHWLPEYATRRDVEAHGQAGARAFAAAGVSAADYAQVAFGYHRFAGGWLMQDGLEALGAKTVPFGPGESAAQLECIQQLGVRVLVSAPSFAQKLGEAGARVDLLISSGEPLTSIEGRREKVEAALGCTALDCFASSEAGLMALETPAKDGLRVLDDWVYLEVIDPETGAVLPDGERGELVVTHLTKEAMPLLRFRTGDLTRLEHRTDGVYLPGGVFGNVGGMLKVKGVKLFPRELAFWLAGHGLDHTQHTLRIWSQHGADRVGISVRGKGDLDALKADFQKRFAMKLDELLLDDTHDGKGVLDERN, encoded by the coding sequence ATGACCAACACGTTATCCCCCCCTTCTTCTGCTCCGCCTGATGTCCAGGCGCTCCTGGGGCGTCTGCGTGAACTGCCGCTGTACCGTGCGTCTCTTGCTGACGTGCCAGGCAGCGTGAACTGGCCCGACGTTCCTTTCCTGACCCGTGACCGCCTGACGCAGGCGTTTCAGGCCGGTGAACTGAGTCACCCGGACGCTGTACGGGTGCATTTGACGCCACATCCCGGCGGGCACTGGCTCCCGGAATACGCCACCCGCCGCGACGTGGAGGCGCACGGGCAGGCCGGGGCGCGGGCCTTTGCCGCCGCGGGGGTCAGCGCCGCCGATTACGCGCAGGTCGCTTTCGGCTACCACCGGTTCGCGGGGGGCTGGCTGATGCAGGACGGCCTGGAGGCCCTGGGCGCCAAAACCGTTCCCTTCGGCCCCGGTGAATCTGCAGCCCAACTGGAGTGCATTCAGCAACTGGGCGTGCGTGTTCTGGTGTCGGCGCCCAGCTTCGCGCAGAAGCTCGGCGAGGCGGGGGCGCGGGTAGACCTGCTCATCTCGTCCGGCGAACCGCTGACCAGCATCGAGGGCCGCCGCGAAAAGGTGGAAGCGGCGCTGGGGTGCACGGCGCTGGACTGCTTCGCCAGCAGCGAGGCGGGCCTGATGGCCCTGGAAACGCCCGCGAAGGACGGTCTGCGCGTGCTGGACGACTGGGTTTACCTGGAAGTCATCGACCCGGAAACGGGCGCGGTCTTGCCGGACGGCGAGCGCGGCGAACTGGTGGTCACGCACCTGACCAAGGAAGCCATGCCCCTGCTGCGCTTCCGCACCGGTGACCTGACCCGACTCGAGCACCGCACCGACGGGGTTTACCTGCCCGGGGGCGTGTTCGGGAACGTGGGCGGGATGCTGAAGGTGAAGGGCGTGAAACTCTTTCCGCGTGAGCTGGCCTTCTGGCTGGCGGGCCACGGCCTGGACCACACGCAGCACACCCTGCGGATCTGGAGCCAGCATGGGGCCGACCGGGTCGGAATCAGCGTGCGCGGCAAAGGGGATCTCGACGCGCTGAAGGCCGATTTCCAGAAGCGGTTCGCCATGAAGCTCGACGAACTTCTCCTCGACGACACCCACGATGGGAAAGGCGTGCTGGACGAGCGAAATTGA
- a CDS encoding TldD/PmbA family protein: MLDQNLVSEVLGAARAGGADFSELFVEDTLSTTLRLHQGQVKEAGGGNLFGAGLRLLYGDKVVYAYTNDVTADGLRQLADAVAQARGGTGMTDRSGAGGLDFRRLEVKPLYQARQHPLSHGKREKLALMQRAHGAAAGVGDVKTVDVNYLDRIQKVLIANSEGLWAEDERVWTRLMVSAIAQDGTLRERGYYGPGAGKGLEFFEEKTPEAIGAEAARIANAMLRAEYAPAGKLPVVIGNEFGGVIFHEACGHILETTAVEKNASVFADRMGQAIASSCVSAIDDGTIAGAWGMVNVDDEGMPGQRTVLIENGVLKSFMVDRVGELKTGYKRTGSGRRQNYTFAPASRMRSTYIDRGDKTPDDLIKSVSHGIYARTMGGGSVTPGTGDYNFAVNEAYLIENGEVTRPLKGASLVGNGARDLMNIVGVAGDLTLGQGMCGSVSGSLPTDVGQPHLLISEITVGGRA, encoded by the coding sequence ATGCTAGATCAGAATCTGGTTTCGGAGGTGCTGGGGGCAGCCCGGGCGGGTGGGGCGGACTTCAGCGAGTTGTTCGTGGAAGACACGCTGTCCACGACCTTGCGGCTGCATCAGGGGCAGGTGAAGGAGGCCGGAGGCGGCAACCTGTTCGGGGCGGGCCTGCGCCTGCTGTACGGCGATAAAGTCGTCTACGCGTACACGAACGACGTGACGGCGGACGGCCTGCGGCAACTGGCCGACGCGGTGGCGCAGGCACGTGGCGGGACGGGCATGACCGACCGCAGTGGTGCAGGCGGGCTGGATTTTCGCCGTCTGGAAGTCAAGCCGCTGTACCAGGCGCGGCAGCATCCCCTCAGTCACGGAAAACGCGAGAAACTGGCGCTGATGCAGCGTGCTCATGGGGCGGCGGCAGGCGTGGGCGACGTGAAAACGGTGGACGTGAATTACCTCGACCGCATTCAGAAAGTGCTGATCGCCAACAGCGAGGGCCTGTGGGCCGAGGACGAGCGGGTGTGGACGCGCCTGATGGTTTCAGCCATCGCCCAGGACGGCACCCTGCGCGAGCGCGGGTATTACGGGCCGGGCGCCGGCAAGGGGCTGGAATTCTTCGAGGAGAAAACACCTGAAGCCATTGGCGCGGAGGCGGCCCGCATTGCGAACGCCATGCTGCGGGCCGAGTACGCCCCGGCGGGGAAACTGCCGGTGGTCATCGGGAACGAGTTCGGCGGGGTCATTTTCCACGAGGCCTGCGGGCACATTCTAGAAACGACGGCGGTGGAAAAGAACGCCAGCGTGTTCGCGGACAGAATGGGTCAGGCCATCGCCAGTTCGTGCGTGAGCGCCATCGACGACGGCACCATCGCGGGAGCGTGGGGCATGGTGAATGTCGATGACGAGGGCATGCCGGGGCAGCGCACGGTACTGATCGAAAACGGCGTGCTCAAGTCCTTCATGGTCGACCGGGTGGGCGAGCTCAAGACCGGATATAAGCGCACCGGCTCCGGGCGGCGGCAGAATTACACGTTTGCGCCGGCCAGCCGTATGCGCAGCACCTACATCGACAGGGGCGACAAGACACCCGACGACCTGATCAAGTCCGTGTCGCACGGCATCTATGCCCGCACCATGGGCGGCGGCAGCGTCACGCCCGGAACGGGGGATTACAACTTCGCGGTGAACGAGGCGTACCTGATCGAGAACGGTGAGGTCACGCGCCCGCTGAAAGGCGCTTCGCTGGTGGGCAACGGGGCACGTGACCTGATGAACATCGTGGGTGTGGCAGGCGACCTGACGCTGGGGCAGGGCATGTGCGGCAGCGTGTCCGGCAGCCTCCCGACGGATGTGGGGCAACCGCACCTGCTGATCTCGGAAATTACCGTGGGGGGCCGGGCATGA
- the murQ gene encoding N-acetylmuramic acid 6-phosphate etherase, whose amino-acid sequence MTDPRRTEHVHPQYTHLDTLPTTELVQAFADDQLGAVQAVQKAGASIAAAVDAALPRLERGGRLVYAGAGTSGRLGVLDATELTPTFSWPAERAVPLIAGGERAIRQAVEGAEDSFDLGIKDAQAAQLGPDDILIGIAASGTTPYVLGALQAARDAGALTIAMANNPGAPILNAAQCGILLDTGPEIISGSTRLKAGTAQKITLNTISSALMVRLGKVYGNLMVDVKATNTKLEGRAVRLVQHATERDEATARTALEEAKGSVKTAIVMLELGLKAREAEELLGRHGGHARAALQEKP is encoded by the coding sequence ATGACCGATCCGCGCCGCACCGAACATGTTCATCCGCAGTACACCCACCTGGATACCCTGCCGACCACCGAACTGGTGCAGGCCTTCGCCGATGACCAGCTGGGCGCCGTGCAGGCCGTGCAGAAGGCCGGGGCGTCCATTGCGGCGGCGGTGGACGCCGCGCTGCCCCGACTGGAACGCGGCGGACGACTCGTGTACGCCGGCGCCGGCACCAGCGGCCGGCTGGGCGTGCTCGACGCCACCGAACTGACCCCCACCTTTTCCTGGCCCGCTGAACGCGCCGTGCCCCTCATCGCCGGGGGCGAACGCGCCATCCGTCAGGCTGTGGAAGGCGCAGAGGACAGCTTCGACCTGGGCATCAAAGACGCGCAGGCCGCGCAGCTTGGCCCGGACGACATCCTGATCGGCATTGCCGCCAGCGGCACCACCCCCTACGTGCTGGGTGCGTTGCAGGCCGCCAGAGACGCAGGCGCGCTTACCATCGCCATGGCCAACAACCCCGGCGCCCCCATTCTGAACGCCGCGCAGTGCGGCATTCTGCTCGACACCGGGCCGGAAATCATCAGCGGCTCTACCCGCCTGAAGGCCGGCACCGCGCAGAAAATCACACTGAACACCATTTCCAGCGCCCTGATGGTAAGACTCGGCAAAGTGTACGGGAACCTGATGGTGGACGTGAAAGCCACCAACACGAAACTGGAAGGCCGCGCCGTCCGGCTGGTGCAACACGCCACCGAGAGAGACGAGGCCACAGCCCGCACGGCCCTTGAGGAAGCGAAGGGCAGCGTAAAAACCGCGATTGTCATGCTCGAATTAGGCTTGAAAGCCCGTGAGGCCGAGGAGTTGCTGGGAAGGCACGGCGGACATGCCCGGGCAGCGCTTCAAGAGAAACCGTAA